A window of bacterium contains these coding sequences:
- a CDS encoding sigma 54-interacting transcriptional regulator codes for RAIHSISRRKDRPLVKVNCAALPPNLIESDLFGHEKGSFTGAFSQRIGRFELASGGTIFLDEIGDLSPELQVKLLRILQEGEFERVGGSKTIKVDVRVIAATNRNLEKAIRTGNFREDLYYRLNVFPISLPPLRERKEDIPLLVKKFTAKTSTKLGKRIDQIPQECMTLLMEYSWPGNIRELENIIERAVILTSDSTLRIDESLVAKDRLSALTSTLDEVQREHILQALEKSNWIVEGKRGAAASLGIPSSTLRDRMQKLGLKRPSRT; via the coding sequence CGTGCCATCCATAGCATCAGCCGCCGTAAGGACCGGCCGCTTGTGAAGGTCAATTGTGCCGCTCTGCCCCCAAACCTGATTGAAAGTGATCTTTTTGGACATGAAAAGGGATCTTTTACCGGAGCGTTTTCTCAAAGAATCGGCCGCTTTGAACTTGCGAGTGGAGGAACGATCTTTCTCGATGAAATCGGAGACCTCTCCCCGGAGCTACAAGTGAAGCTTCTTCGAATCCTTCAAGAAGGTGAATTCGAGCGGGTCGGGGGTTCGAAGACAATCAAGGTGGATGTCCGCGTGATAGCGGCAACAAATCGCAATCTGGAAAAGGCTATCCGGACCGGCAATTTTCGGGAAGATCTTTACTATCGCCTCAATGTTTTTCCCATTTCTCTGCCTCCGCTTCGCGAAAGGAAAGAAGATATTCCGCTCCTTGTAAAAAAATTCACTGCCAAAACTTCTACAAAACTTGGGAAAAGGATCGATCAGATTCCTCAGGAGTGCATGACCTTATTGATGGAATATTCCTGGCCGGGCAACATCCGGGAACTGGAAAACATCATCGAGCGAGCGGTGATTCTCACGAGTGATTCCACACTTCGAATTGATGAATCCCTTGTAGCGAAGGACAGGTTATCAGCGTTAACAAGTACCCTCGATGAGGTTCAGCGCGAACATATTCTTCAGGCCCTTGAGAAAAGTAACTGGATCGTTGAAGGAAAGCGGGGGGCTGCAGCTTCTTTGGGCATTCCTTCCAGCACTCTCCGAGACCGAATGCAGAAACTCGGTCTGAAGCGACCCAGCCGAACGTAA